TAAGAATGACTTAGACCTTTTGATTTCAAAATTGAAGCAATTAGATGATGGTGTGCTGATAATGTCTGGTAGTATTCCAAGTTCGCTTGGAGATAGAGCGTATAATGAAATAGGTAAGCATATTTCTGACAAGGTTAGGTTAATTGTTGACACCAGTGGGATGGCTTTACATGAGGCTGTAGGACTCAAACCTTTTTTGATAAAGCCGAATATTAAGGAACTTGAGGGACTTTTAGGTGTTAAGTTGAGTTCTGTTGAGGATATAATCAGGGCTGGGAATAAATTAATAGATGAGGGAGTCGGAAATATTATAGTTTCAATGGGAGGGGAAGGGGCTGTTTTTGTAGGCGCACAAGATGTTTATTCAGCTATCGTTCCAAGAGTTGATTCACCCAGTACGATTGGTGCAGGAGATTCTGTTGTTGCCGGATTCGTGCACGCGCATTGCAATGGGAAATCTTTCTATGACTCTTTCAAATTCGGAGTTGCGACAGGCACCGCCACAGCAACAAGGGGACGGCTATGCAACCTCGATGATGTTAAAGACGCTCTTAGTAAAATTAAAATCAAGCAGATTTTTCCGGGAAACACTCCAACAACACAGAACAACAACCCACGCAAAGAAGAAAGTGAATGAGACCCGAAATACCGGGAGCGACGGGTCTTGAACCCGCGACCTCCTGCGTGACAGGCAGGCGTTCTAACCAACTGAACTACACCCCCCAAATACCATAAAAGTATATTGTTTTTATTTTTCTTTGTCAATTTGTTTTAATGCACGTATGTATTCCCGTATTTTTGAATCTCTGTCTACCGTTTTTCGGCTGACATTCTTAATGATATCTTGGCTTGATATTATTTTTATGCTTTTCCTGGCTCTCGTTATTGCGGTATAGAGTAGTTCTTTTGTTAAGAAGGGATGATTTTCTATTATGATTACTACATTTTCATATTCAGAACCTTGGCTTTTATGTATTGTTGTGGCAAAGCTAAGTTCATATTTATTTAGTAAATTAAAATTTATTTTTTTATATTTTTCATTTTCGTCTCTTTTAAATAAAGCGTAAATTTTAGAATTTTCTTTAAAGAGAATTCCTCTTTCTCCATTGAATAAATCATTTTTATAGTCATTTTGAGTAATAAGAATTATTTGTCCAACTAAACTACCATGAATTTTTTTTAGATGCATTTTTATGCTTTCATTTATTCTTTTTGTTCCAAATTTCCCAAAATTTCTTGAGCATAAAATGGTCTGGGTGGTTAAAATGCTAATAATTGATTCTATTTTTTCATCTGTTAGTAATTTAAGATTAAAGCTGGATGTTTTCTTGTATAGGGTTTTTGTGTAATTGAGTAGTTCATTTTCTATGCTTATTTTGTTTATTTCCTTTAAAATTATGCTGTTACTATTATTAATTTGATTAAAGATCAACTCTTCATTTTCCTTGTATATTGCTTCTGCTAGTAGGTTAATCTCATGATTGCTTCTGAAATTCTTTTTAAGTATTTCTACATTTTCATTATTTATGTCTTTTATTTTAACAAGGCTTGCATACACGTTGCCCCCAGATATTGATGGAAGCTGATTTTTATCTCCTGTTATTATAAGTTTTGTGTTTATATGGATTGCCTTGAGCAATCTTAAAAAAGTGCTTGCATCTACCATGGATGCTTCATCAATTATGATTATGTCAAATTCCAAAGGGTTTTTTTCGTTGTATTTGTAGCCTTTATTGATAAATGAAATTTTTAATAATTTATGTACCGTGCCATATTCTGTTTCAAGATTTTTAAATGTTTCTTTTAAGCTTGATTTTAGTTTTTGGCTTGCTTTTCCCGTTGGCGCTATGAGAGCTACTTTTTGTTTAGTCCCTAAATTAATATCGATTGCTTTTAGAATATAACTGATAGTTGTTGTTTTTCCTGTACCAGGACCACCGCTGAGTATAAAAAAGTTACTTTTTAAAGATTTTTCAATTGAGCTTACTTGTTCTGTGCTTAAACCTTTAGTATTTAAATTCGTCATGATATGTTGTACTGTCTGCTCGCTAATTTTACTTCTGCTATTTTTGATTCTTTCGTCTATCTTTTTAATTAACTCTTCTTCTTCCCTGAAATTTTTTTGAGTGTAGATATTAGTATTGTTTTCTAATATTAAGGGGGTTGTTATTTTTTCATTTAAATTAAGGTCTTTTATTATATTGCGTTGCTTTAAACATAATATCATTTCGTTGATTTTAGTTATTTTTGTAAATTGTTTAAGTTCTTCCAGTATTTGTATTGATTTTTTATAAAATTTGTCCTCTTCTTCAAGTTCAAGGTAGGCACTCTCTATTGTTTTTGTAATGTTGTACACTAGAAAACTGATATTAGCTCTTAAGTGCCCTTCAGAAAGATAATTGAATAAAAATATTAAAAATATATTAAGCTCCTCATACATGCCGTCTTTTACGTTGCCCATAAGTAGATGTGATTTGTAATAATTTCCTATGTTTATGTTTAGTGTTTCAATTATTTCATAAATTTTAAGTTCGGGATTTAAGTAATTTCTTTTATTATCTTTTAAGAATTCTCTTAAGACTAAATAATTTCTCATATTTTCCTTATAACCACTTAGGTTGTAACTATCTGTTCCAAGTCTAATTCTTTAAAGTTTGGCAGGGCCGTATAGATTCCATCCTGAGAGTCATACTGATTTTCTGTCCTCTTCCCAAATGCTCTTGTAAAGAGGTATATTATCCCCCCGAAGTTTTTGTCATACTTATCCATGTTCTTAAAGAGTATTTTTTTTAACCCCAGTGCATAAATTTTGTATTGTAAGTCATAGCGCTCTTGTTTCATTACTTTTTTTAAGTTTTCTAGATCATAATCTTGTATGCTTTGTCCAAGATAATTTGTTTTATAGTCTAGAATATACACTTTATTGTTAATTTTAAATGTAAGATCAATTATGCCTTTAATGTATCCGTCTTTTAAATCTAAATTAAGACTTTTGCAATTCAAAAAAAGATTCCTCTCTTCATTAGGTTTGCTATCTATTTTAATTAAAAATTCCATTTCCTTTTGTAATTCCTGAATATCGCATAACCTTGCGTCAATAAATTTAATTTTTATGCTCAATATATTGTAAATCATCTGTAAAAGTGCTTCTTGTATCTCAGATGTGTTTAGATTGGAATTGAAATATCTTATTTTTTTTTGTATAAGACTCAAGTTCATTTCTTGAAAATTTTTAAAAGTATCTTTTGCAACGCTAAAATCTATATCTTCCATAATGGCATGCAAAATATTTCCAATATCTTTACCCCTTGGAAGTGTTTCTTTAATGGGATCATCATTAGCATAATCTGCATCATCTTTTATGTCTCTATTTGTGTGATATATTGATTTGTGAACTGCGGCGAGGCTTGTGTAGCTGTGTGTGTTTTCTTTTTTAAATAAACTTTTATTTATTGGCGGCGGCGGGATTAAGGTCGCGTTTGCATTGTAGTCAGCGTCTGGTTTGTTGAATTGATGTATTTGCAATAAATCGTGTACATTAAAGTTCAGGTTTATACCGTAGATTGTTTTTGTTTCTGCTAGTGCTAGCATTATTTGCGTTACTTTTCCTTTATTGATAATAAATAGTGCGAAGCGAGCCCTTGTCGTTCCTACGTAAAAAAGGTTTTTTTCTTCGTTTAAGAATTTAAGTGTAGCAAGTTCTCGATTTTCTTTTAATTTGAGAAAATCGTACTCTATTCTGTCTTCAGAACAAAATTTATAGAATGGTTCGGATGGTTTGAGTAAGGTTTTATTTTTATTGTCTTCCAAGTCGCCTATTAGAAACACAATGTTAAGGCTTAGTCCTTTTGATTTGTGAATTGTGAGTATTTCTATAGATTTACTATCTTTGATTTCTAGCTTATCTTCATCTTCTTCAAAATCTTTGTTTATTATATGGGCTTCTAGTGTAGATATTACTGATTCTACAGTCTTTTCCTTGTAGTAAATTTTGGAAACAAGATCTAGGCTTGTCTCATGATTGTTAAGTTCCTCAAATTTCCCCTCATTTATGAGTGTTTCTCTATAGCTTTTTTTTGTGATTGCAAATTCACTAAAGGGTGGACTATTGAAATTTTTTGCCAAGTTTATCCAAAAATCTTTGTTTGATATGATTGTATCTATTGCTTTTATTAGTGTTATTTCTTTATTCTCAAGTAAGTATATGATGTCGCTAATGGATTCTTCTATGTAGTGGAGCTCATTTCTTTCCATTAAAGCTAGATACAGTTCCCAGGGAAGATTTATTATTTGGCTGATTAATACATAGTTTAAAGTTTTAAATTCTTGATTTCTGTCTAGACATTTGAGTAAGTAAAATATCTCATCAAATTCTTTCGTTTTAAAGAATGATCTTTCAGTTTTGCTTGTTTTAATGTTTTCGCTTTGGAGTGCCTTATCTATTAAATATATTTCTTTTGATGTTCTACAGAGTATTGTAATATCGGACTCTTTGATTTTCCTAAGTCCTCCATTTTCACATATTTCCCCATTTGTTAGCAAATATTTGATTGTGAGTGCTGTTTTTTGTATAGTGTTCTCTTCCCCCTCTATTATGTTTATTCCTTCTATTTCTTTATTGTTTATAAAAATGTTATTGCTATCATTTTTGGGTTCTGTTTTTGAGCTATTAAATTCAATTTGTTCAATTTTGGACGTCCATGTTTTATTGTAAATATTTCTAAACATAATATTCAAAGGTTCAACTAACTTTTTGTTGGTTCTATAGTTTGTTCCTAGGGTTATTCTTGCCTCTTCCTTCGTTTTATGCTTTATTCCTTGGTTATAAAATGAAACATCAGCATTTCTGAATGCATAAATTATTTGTTTAGGATCGGCTATAAACACTAACTTTATGCCACAGGAGTTGAGAATTTTAAATATTTCTATTTGCAAAAGATCTAAATCTTGTGCTTCATCTATTAGTATTATTTTGTATTTATTTTTTAGTGAATTCAATAAGGTCTTGTCAGAAGACTTTAGGTGCTTTTTAAAGTTTAGTATTACGTGTTTTTGGTCTATTGTATTTGTTGCATCAATAACGTTTGAAAGCTCTCTTTCTATATATTTAAGAATTTTATGTTTAACACTCAATTTAATATATTTTCTAAGTTTGCTCTTATGGATTTTTTTCTTGTCTGGTTTTTGTTCCCTATCTGTATTTGTCTCATGACTAAGCTCTATTAAAGAATTCTTAATCCATATTTCTTTATCCGAGAGAGTAGTATTTTTATTAATGTTGGATGTTATTATTTTGTATAGAAATTGATTGTTTATAAGTATTTCTGTTATTTTTACTATATCTTCCTCGTTTCTATATTTAATTTCTGAAATTTTAGTTCCTTGATTATGTTTATGAAGGAAAGTTCTTTTTTCTTCCGTACTCATTGTGTTTAGCGTTTCTACTATTAGTTTATATTTCTCAATTAGTTTGTCTTTATTGGCAAGTATGCTTTGAAAAATAGTTTGTTTCTCTATCCAGTTTCCAAGTTCTTCTGTCTTGTCTCTTTTATAAGCCTTTCTTATGCTTCTAAGCATTTCGTCTGTGTTTCCAAAATTGGATTTAAAGATTTCAAATTCATAATTCTTTATTGCTAATTCTTTTTTAAGTACCTCTGTTTTTCTTAAAAGTTCATAGACTATTTCATCTATTTCTGATGTAAAACTCTCTTTTACCCTATATTGAGAGAAATTTTCTGTTTCAATTTGAAAATTATTAAGGGCGTGTAGTGCAAATTTGTGTATCGTTGAGATGAAAATTTTATTTGATTGTGTGTAAATTTCTTTTAGTAATTTTTCTGTTTTGGAATTTTTGTATGCATTCTCAATTGACTTTAATATTCTGGAGCGCATTTCCTCTGTTGCTTTTTTTGTAAATGTCAATACCAGTATCTCGCTTGGAGAATATATTTTGTTTGTTAGCAAGCTTGTAATGGTGTGTTCAAGTGTATATGTTTTTCCAGTTCCTGCCGATGCCTCAATTAGTATCTTTTCATTTTGCTTAATTTTATTCAGTATTTCTTGCATAAAAATTAACTTTGAATTTTCATAAATTTAATATAAAAATCTTTTAGTAGTTTTTCTAAATTTTTATCTATGTTTAAATGATTGGTATCTTTAAATCTATTGTAATAAGGGCAACATGTGATGTCTTTTTGTTCAAGGAAATATTCCATATTTTTTGTAATAGCAAGGCTTTTTTGAGTGCGTCTTATTTGTGATTCGAGCTCGGTAGGAAATTCATTTATGTCTTTTATTTTATTTAAGCTTTTATTTATTAAGTCTTTGTAGATGGGCGTGGGATAGCTTGAGATATATGCAATTTGTTTTAATAAGTTTTCAAGTTCTGCAAGGTTTATTGCTGTGCCCTCGTAGGCATTATCAAGTGACAATTGAGCAGTTTCATAAGAGATTTTGATTTCTTGAATTGAATTTATATCCTTAACTTCGCTTTTTAAAATTAATCCTAGTATGTATAGGTCTATTTTCCTGGCAATAGTGTCTGTGCTGTATTCTTTTTTTTCTAAATTGCAGTAATAATACCTATTATCGATCTTGTATATGTTTTGAAAGCTTCCATTTAATTTAAATTCTAATGTTTCATCTTCAAAGCTAATAGGTATTATTTTATTTAATGTAGTATCGATTGCTTCCATTTTAAAAAATTCTTGAAAGTTTATTTCAATGCTACTTTTTATCTCATTGAGTTTTGATATAAATTCTTTCTTAATCATTTCTCTTTTGAAATTAATAGGAACTACCCCTTTTTGAATTTTATGTGCAATTATGCTATCTATTCTTTCAAGTATTTGATGTTCGCTAATTTCATTTTTTATATATGCGTGTATTGATATAAATTCGTTCATTAAACTGTAGCTAAAGTTAACAATATCCACAATTTGTTCTTCTTGTTTTTCCTTGATTTCATTGATTTGGCTTATGTCTTTAATGTGTACGTTTAGTATTTTTTCATAAAAGTGTTTGTATGGGTTAGTTATGGCTTTATTAATATCCTTTATTCCTAGAGAGATTGGTCCCCTTAATTTAACTCTTTTTTGTATAAATTTTGTATGATTACCATTCTTTAGTGATTCTGCAATGCAGAAGGCATTTGTATCGTAGTTTATTAAGTAGCTAGCTTTTTGTTCTTTAAAATATTTAAAATCATAATTTTCTCTTGGGTGTGTTTCAATTTCTATCTCTTGTCCCATATCCTTTATGTAATCTATTATTTTGTGTATTACTTTGGGCTTGTTAATGTCTGGATTTAAAGATTTGCTTAGTGAATAATAAAGATAAAATTTATTTGATGCTGCAAAGATTATGTTGATTAAATTTGAGATGTTGTTTTGCTCTACATTAGCATAATCATAGTATTCATTTAGTAGGTTCATGTTATCGAAGGTTATGTTTGAATTTAATTTGTCAGCTCCTAGGAAGTGGATTTCAGATTTCAGTAGATATTCAATTTTATCAGAGCTAGCAACAAGTATTCCCATATTTTGATTCATTAATTGATATGATTTTTGTTCTAAACTTTCTTCAAACATTATTTTAAAAAGAGCAAATTCGACTTTTGTATCCTTAATTTTTTCCATGTAATCTTTGTAAAGATTATCATTAAAATCTCTTGAAAAATTTTTGAGGTATTGTACTCTTGTTCTTATGTATTCATCAATTTTGTCGTCATCTTCAAGTTTAATATATTTATTTATAAATATTTCTATTATTTCTGCCCATTCATATATTGTGTATTCCCTACCTTTAAAATAAGTTATATCTTCATACAAACTGCTTATTATGGTTTTCAGTTGTACTATTGAATTTGGGTCTTGAAAGCTTACATTTTCTTGAAGAATTTCGTTTTCATATTTTTCATCGAAAATTTCAGACATTAAGAATCTGTTAAAGCCATCTTCCCATGAATTTAAAAAGGTTTTATCATATGATAAGTTTTCTTTATGTGTGTCATTCATTCCAAAATTAATATTCATGGTGTCACTAAATGTTATTAAGTTTTGCAATTCATTTATTGATATATTGAATTTATTCAGAACCTTTGAACTACTTAAGAATTCAATTATTTCTTTTCTACTAAAGTTGCTAATGGCACCCTTGTTTGAAGTGAATAATCCCATTAATTTTTTTAAGGCCATTACGCTTTTACTTTTCGAAATGTCTTTAGAATCTAGTACATTAAAATCAACATCGTATTTGTTTAAAAATTCTTCTATGTATGGTAGGTATATGTCAATTTCTTTTGAAAGACAGGTTATTACAATGTCGTTTAGTTTTAAATTGCTGTTTTGAGTTGAGTACAAAATATTGTTTACCAAAATTTCTACTTCTCGCCTTTGTGTTGTTGCTTCTATTATTTTAAAACTTTTGTCTAGGCTTATTAGAGCAGTTTTTGATATGATGCTATTTTTAAGGCTTGCTAAGAAATTTTTCTCTTCAAATAAGTTAATGTCAATTTCGTTTTCTATTTGTACTTCCAAATTATGTTTCTCTATTTTTGTTGGAAGAAGCTCGTCTATTAAAACAGATTGGTAATAAGTTACGTCTTTTAAAACTAGTTCATGGACGTCAAGTTTGAAAATTTTTTGCAAATAGTACAACATTTTTTTGTCAATTTCTCTTGTTTCTCCAATGATTATTATTCTTTTTGTTTCAACGTTTTTAGGGGATCCTTTTGTTTCATTTTCCATTTGTTCATATAAGTCAAAGATGTTGATTTGGTTTTCAAATAGTTTTTTAAACATTTCCTTTTGCATTGATTCATATCGAAAGTTGATTTTGTCTTTAAACAGGACTTTGTCCTGTCTCCAATTTTCAATTATTTTAAAAAATTTATCGTAGTATTTGTGAAACAAGACCACTGCCTTTGATGCGAAAATATATCTGTTTTTGATTGATTTGAATCGATTAACGTTTTTTATTTTATTCTCTTTTAGTATGTTGTAGAGGATAAACTTTTCTGTTCCTGAATAAAGAAGTAATGTACTACTTTCTAGGAAGTGTCTTACATTCCAATTTTCTAACAAAAGATTGTATATCGTTTTCGTTATATTTTGCTTTATGTTTAGATTGTGCGAGACCCCATTCAGAGATGCTAAATATTTCTTAATTTCATCTTCAAGAATATCGCTATTTAAGATTATAACGGTCTCTTTTTTAAAAATATTATCATCTCTGATCAGTTCTTGGATTTTATTATAGATTGCACAAACTTTGCTTGTTTTGTATATTTTATACATAAATTATTTCATATAATTTTGCTTTCTTTAATTAGTCTGTTTCTCAAGTTTCTTAAGTTTTCTGTGATACTTACTTTGTATACATGGGGGTTTATTATTCTCCTGTATGTGTGATCAATCTTTTTAAGATCACTCTGAACTCTGTTCCTTAAATTTTCCAGTCTCGTTTCTGATATTTGATTAATTTTATTGGTTTCAAAGTTAGTATCCATTAAGAATTCGAAGCTTTCATAGGATTTTATTGCTTTAAATACGTTTTCTTGTAAAGGGTGGTGAATCGTGAATTTTTGTTTCAAATTTAACATTTTTCTTATCTCTTCCTCTTCTTCTTTTAAAAAAATTAGGTCAAAAATCATCTGTTCATCAGAGTATATTCTAACGATTCTTTTCTGAGAGGGTAGGGTTGATTTTTCGATGTTATTTGATATTTTCATTTTAGGAATAAAGCTCTCATTTTGGTCAATTGATATCATTTTATACACTCCTGAGAGGCTAGGGTCTCCTTGTGCGGTAACCAGACGAGTCCCTACTCCCCAAAAATCAATGGGAGCATTGATTGAGTTGAGATACATAATAATATCTTCATCAAGTTCGTTAGATACAATGATTTTGACTTCATAAAGGCCATTCTCATCAAGTTTTCTTCTTACTTCCTTGCTTAAGTATTCAAGATCTCCACTGTCAATTCTGACGGAAAAATTTTGATTCTCCTTTCTCTTCAGTGATTTGAAAACTTTAATTGCATTCTCAAGCCCACTATTAAGTGTGTCATAAGTATCAATTAGCAAGCATACGTTATTTGGATATGTTTTTGCGTATTCCCAAAAAGCTTCTTCTTCACTTTTGAAACTCATCACCCAACTGTGCGCCATTGTGCCGGTAACAGGGATATTGTATTTATATCCTGCAAGGACATTGCTTGTAAAGTCAGCTCCTCCTATGTAGGCGGCTTTACTTGCTGAGAGTGCTCCATTAATTCCTTGAGCTCTTCTAAGACCAAATTCGGCTATAGTTTGAGCGCCTGCTTCTTTAATCCTTGCTGTTTTAGTTGCAATGAGACTTTCAAAATTTATGATGTTTAGTACCAGTCCCTCTATGAGCAAAAGCTCGATGAGGTTTCCTTCAATAATTAATATTGGTTCTGAAGGAAAGACAACTCTTCCTTCTTTGATTGAGATTATTTTTATGTTTAGCTTAAGCGTCTTTAGGTATTTTAAAAATTTCTTATCAAAGTGTTTCAGTGTTTCCAAGTACTCAATTTCTTCTTCTTTAAAATGGAGTTCCTCTAGGATCCTAACCAATGTTTGCAGCCCTGCTAAAATTATGTATCCATTCTTAAAAGGGGTTTTTCTGAAGAACATTTCAAATTTCGCTCTCGGGTTGATGTCCTTTACAAAATAAGCATTCATCATCGAAAGTTCATAGAAGTCTGTAAACAGGGACATGTTATCCATTCCATGTATTATACATTATGTTAATATTTAGTTTCTAATAAATACATAATGTTTCGATTAAATGTGTTTAACTTGAACTTAAAGTAAGGGTAACTGTTCTTATGCAGGGTATTTCTTAGTTTTTGGACCGGCGATAATAGTATAATTTGTTCATTGGAGATATTTTGTGATGCAAAAGAATGTATCTGGTTTCGATATTGTAATATTTGGGGTTACGGGGAATTTGTCAAGAAGGAAGCTTATTCCTTCCCTTTTTAATTTGTATAAAGATGGTTATATTAGCGATTTTAGGGTTATTGGATTTTCTCGTAGAATTTTTAATGACGAGGAGTTTAAAGTCTACATTAAGGATGCTTTGTGGCAAGAAGAGGAACTAACCTTGGTGGACGATTTTTTGAGGTTTTTCGTTTATTTGGCAGGAGATTTTAAAGAAAAGGAAGCTTACTTTGAATTGTTTAATCTGTTGGTTAAAACAAGAGAGAGAGTATATTATTTGTCAACTTCTCCTGAGTTTTATGAAGCAATAATAGAAAACTTAAAGCCATATTCACTAACAGATATTCCTTCATGTTCTAAAATAGTGCTTGAGAAGCCTTTTGGCAGTAGTCTTGATACAGCTAGGTATCTAAACTCACTTCTTTATTCTGTTTTCAAGGAGGATCAACTTTACAGAATAGACCACTATTTGGGCAAAGAAACGGTTCAAAATATTTTTACATTTAGATTTGGAAATTCTATTTTTGAAAACATTTGGAATAATCGTTATGTGGATTTTGTTCAAATTACAGTTGCTGAAGAAGTAGGCGTTGATGGTAGATTTGAGTATTATGACTCTGCTGGTGCCTTGAAAGATATGTTTCAAAATCATATCCTACAGCTTTTAAGTCTTGTTGCGATGGAGTCGCCTATTGGATTTGATTCAGATTTTATTCATGATGAAAAGGTCAAGGTTTTAAAGAGCTTGAAAAAATTTGAAAAAGATGAAATTGAAAATCATATTGTTAAAGGACAATATTTGAGTTCTCGAGTACAAGGGCTTTTAAAGAAAGGATATAGGGAAGAAGCTGAATTTCTAAAGACTTCAAATACCGAAACTTATTTGGCAATGAAGGTATTTATTAATAATTGGCGCTGGTCTGGCGTTCCATTCTACATTAGAACAGGAAAAGCACTTGCAAGGAAATTTTCGGAAATATACATCCAGTTTAAAAAACCAGATTTCACCCCCTTTAACACTACTCCGAATAATATGTCAAATGCTTTGATTTTCAGAATTCAACCAAGAGATGGGATTGAGATTAAGTTTAATACTAAGCGACCAGGATATAATTATGAAATGCAGGAAGCTAATATGGAATTTTCTTATCACTCTTCATTTAGTAAATTTTTTGGAGAATCTTACGAGCGTTTACTCCTTGATGCTTTTTTAGGGGATAGAACCTTATATGCTCGTAATGACGAAATTGATAGTTCTTGGGAGTTCGTATCAGATATTCTTAATAAGTGGGAGGGCGTTAAGAACTGGGGTTATTTTTACGGATCCGAGGGGCCAAGTCAGGCAAATATGATTTTAGAAGAGGGTCATTTTTGGCGAAGCATATAAATATACATTTACATGCCCTTTAATGCTAGAAATAGAGATAGACTTAAGACAGCGTGTTGTAATTTTTTGCATTAAATAAAGTCTGGTTTTAGTGAGCGACAATGTGTTGGTTTGTTTGTGGAAGATCCACGGTGACATATACGTGTGGTGCAGGTGGTTTATTGTTTAAGGGTGTTTTGTATGAAGAATATTGAGTTTAAGATTAGACCAAATTTTTTAGGGCTGTTGCCTTTTATTGTTTTTGTAGTAATTTATCTAGGAACTGGTGTCTACTTGGAATTTAGGGGCGTAGAAATGGCTTTTTACCAGTTTCCTGCAAGCGTTGCGATGTTTATTGCATCTATTACGGGGTTTTTGGGTTTTCGGGGGAAATTAGAGGATAAAATTCATAGTTTTGTTGAGGGAGCTTCTCAGTATGACATAAT
This is a stretch of genomic DNA from Borrelia sp. P9F1. It encodes these proteins:
- the pfkB gene encoding 1-phosphofructokinase — its product is MIYTLTLNPAVDYKIVVDRFREGCLNRSLMSDFFAGGKGINVSSVLKSFGTESIAFGFVGGFTGNYIEHSLDLLGIKHDFVRIREHTRVNIKMMSNKEETEINGNSPVVLKNDLDLLISKLKQLDDGVLIMSGSIPSSLGDRAYNEIGKHISDKVRLIVDTSGMALHEAVGLKPFLIKPNIKELEGLLGVKLSSVEDIIRAGNKLIDEGVGNIIVSMGGEGAVFVGAQDVYSAIVPRVDSPSTIGAGDSVVAGFVHAHCNGKSFYDSFKFGVATGTATATRGRLCNLDDVKDALSKIKIKQIFPGNTPTTQNNNPRKEESE
- the recD gene encoding exodeoxyribonuclease V subunit alpha; translation: MRNYLVLREFLKDNKRNYLNPELKIYEIIETLNINIGNYYKSHLLMGNVKDGMYEELNIFLIFLFNYLSEGHLRANISFLVYNITKTIESAYLELEEEDKFYKKSIQILEELKQFTKITKINEMILCLKQRNIIKDLNLNEKITTPLILENNTNIYTQKNFREEEELIKKIDERIKNSRSKISEQTVQHIMTNLNTKGLSTEQVSSIEKSLKSNFFILSGGPGTGKTTTISYILKAIDINLGTKQKVALIAPTGKASQKLKSSLKETFKNLETEYGTVHKLLKISFINKGYKYNEKNPLEFDIIIIDEASMVDASTFLRLLKAIHINTKLIITGDKNQLPSISGGNVYASLVKIKDINNENVEILKKNFRSNHEINLLAEAIYKENEELIFNQINNSNSIILKEINKISIENELLNYTKTLYKKTSSFNLKLLTDEKIESIISILTTQTILCSRNFGKFGTKRINESIKMHLKKIHGSLVGQIILITQNDYKNDLFNGERGILFKENSKIYALFKRDENEKYKKINFNLLNKYELSFATTIHKSQGSEYENVVIIIENHPFLTKELLYTAITRARKSIKIISSQDIIKNVSRKTVDRDSKIREYIRALKQIDKEK
- the recB gene encoding exodeoxyribonuclease V subunit beta, whose translation is MQEILNKIKQNEKILIEASAGTGKTYTLEHTITSLLTNKIYSPSEILVLTFTKKATEEMRSRILKSIENAYKNSKTEKLLKEIYTQSNKIFISTIHKFALHALNNFQIETENFSQYRVKESFTSEIDEIVYELLRKTEVLKKELAIKNYEFEIFKSNFGNTDEMLRSIRKAYKRDKTEELGNWIEKQTIFQSILANKDKLIEKYKLIVETLNTMSTEEKRTFLHKHNQGTKISEIKYRNEEDIVKITEILINNQFLYKIITSNINKNTTLSDKEIWIKNSLIELSHETNTDREQKPDKKKIHKSKLRKYIKLSVKHKILKYIERELSNVIDATNTIDQKHVILNFKKHLKSSDKTLLNSLKNKYKIILIDEAQDLDLLQIEIFKILNSCGIKLVFIADPKQIIYAFRNADVSFYNQGIKHKTKEEARITLGTNYRTNKKLVEPLNIMFRNIYNKTWTSKIEQIEFNSSKTEPKNDSNNIFINNKEIEGINIIEGEENTIQKTALTIKYLLTNGEICENGGLRKIKESDITILCRTSKEIYLIDKALQSENIKTSKTERSFFKTKEFDEIFYLLKCLDRNQEFKTLNYVLISQIINLPWELYLALMERNELHYIEESISDIIYLLENKEITLIKAIDTIISNKDFWINLAKNFNSPPFSEFAITKKSYRETLINEGKFEELNNHETSLDLVSKIYYKEKTVESVISTLEAHIINKDFEEDEDKLEIKDSKSIEILTIHKSKGLSLNIVFLIGDLEDNKNKTLLKPSEPFYKFCSEDRIEYDFLKLKENRELATLKFLNEEKNLFYVGTTRARFALFIINKGKVTQIMLALAETKTIYGINLNFNVHDLLQIHQFNKPDADYNANATLIPPPPINKSLFKKENTHSYTSLAAVHKSIYHTNRDIKDDADYANDDPIKETLPRGKDIGNILHAIMEDIDFSVAKDTFKNFQEMNLSLIQKKIRYFNSNLNTSEIQEALLQMIYNILSIKIKFIDARLCDIQELQKEMEFLIKIDSKPNEERNLFLNCKSLNLDLKDGYIKGIIDLTFKINNKVYILDYKTNYLGQSIQDYDLENLKKVMKQERYDLQYKIYALGLKKILFKNMDKYDKNFGGIIYLFTRAFGKRTENQYDSQDGIYTALPNFKELDLEQIVTT